The proteins below come from a single Aptenodytes patagonicus chromosome 20, bAptPat1.pri.cur, whole genome shotgun sequence genomic window:
- the LOC143169378 gene encoding feather keratin Cos1-1/Cos1-3/Cos2-1-like, which produces MSCYNQCLPCRPCGPTPLANSCNEPCVRQCQNSTVVIQPSPVVVTLPGPILSSFPQNTVVGSSTSAAVGSILSCDGVPITSGCCDLSGISSRYGGRRCLPC; this is translated from the coding sequence atgtcctgctacaaccagtgcctgccatgccggccctgcggccccaccccactggccaacagctgcaatgagccctgtgtcaggcagtgccagaactccaccgtcgtcatccagccctctcccgtggtggtgaccctgcctggccccatcctcagctccttcccacagaacaccgttgtgggctcctccacctccgctgctgttggcagcatcctcagctgtgatggagtgcccatcacctctgggtgctgtgacctctctggcatttccagccgctacggtggcagaaggtgcctcccctgctaa